ccaccactgctcttGTGTCAACTTTCAGCGGGTATACAAGACCAATACAGAATCAGAAtatgagcgctgttttgattTTTGTCCCTGCGCAGACGCCGTACATTGCtcctctctgattggtcaatccACAACCCAATACAATCGTTTGGAAGACGTTTTCTAGGTAAGTGAAATGCTATCAAACATGAAGCTAATAAgataaaatctttaaaacacaaacttttgcGTGGTTTGGGTCATTACCAGTAACGTTTTCTCTATATATACAACCTTAACACCGACTATAAAGGGCAACTACTAGCATTGAAGAGCAAGCAGTTAGCAGGTTAGCTACACTGATATGCTAGCCCTCATGCTCGTTGCATACTGTATACAGCTAGCGCGTGTTACTGATGTGTTGTTTGTCCAAATCAGTAATATACGAGCTTCTGTACACTATACTCACTATAACGAGAAACACACCGACGGACTGAATAAACGCACACGATATGAATGGCCTAATGGAAGCTAGTTAGCTTGTGTGGTGCTAATGTAGCTAACACTAAACACCAacaaacagctgacataaacaatcccctcatgtgcaatatttacatttataactgtgcaaTAGTATTCATGTCAAGTGCAATACCAGGAACTGTGAACACTTTTCATATGTGCAATATCTTAAATCCAAATATCTCTTCTCCAGGCCGGATTGTATGTATTAAACAcctgttttatattattactatatttatattgtctgttatacatattttctacctTTTGTTTGCATCTATAACATGCACGTTCAGGAGCAGggcttctaatttcattgtacacctgacaatgacaaataaaggctgttctattctattcaaatAATCTGCTGACTGTTAAAtagtaaataattaaataataaataatctgCAGACTGTTAAACGCTACTTATCTTCCAGATCCAAGACAAGATGAGTCTACGAAAGCAAACACCGAGTGACTTCCTGAAGCAGATCATTGGAAGGCCAGTGGTCGTCAAACTGAATTCAGGTGTCGATTATAGAGGTAAAGTTGTTAGCAATCCAACTCATGAACTCATTTACATTCCTAATTTGAAAAAAGGATGAAACTCTCCCCCAGCTATGACTATTCACTTACTGCATGTTGGTCTGTTTACAGGTGTCCTGGCCTGCCTGGATGGTTACATGAACATCGCCATAGAGCAGACTGAAGAGTATGTCAATGGACAGCTGAAAAACAAGTATGGAGATGCGTTTCTGAGAGGAAACAATGGTAAGATGTCAAGATATATGATCATATCTAATCGACAAGATAGTGCCTCAGGAAAGAGACACATGTTTACCTGATGATAAAAGTTTGGAGACAAAGACGGAAGATTTATGTCAGTTGTAATAGAAACTTTCAATGTTGttctctttaagatatgatatATTAAGTCAATTAAGTAGCAACATAAGATATAATTTagaaatgatttttaaaaaaatgatcatTTTCTTATAAATATCCTGTCTAAAACATAAATTTTTATACTTGTAAATTGTGTGGCTGGTGTCTTTTACTTTGCCTACACGAGAGGAGCCATTCTTCACATATAAAAGAATCAGTTATAAAGACCAACTCCTTTAAGTACATAAAATTTCAAACCTCGCCTTGTTCACAGCAGACATTTTGACTTCTTGGGTAAAAACGCTGGTGTAACTTCTAACAATTAAGGTGTCCACGGGGATTCTGCAGGATAATGTATGAAGTGCTTGAGCCACATATAAAATGCTATAGATGGTTCCAGTTAAAAAACTGTTTGTGTGACAACACAACACCCTCAACACtgacatatttattttacaccATGAAAAACAAAGGTTTATCCACCATCAGAAATACACCACAATTATGCATTTGTTAGTTTTATGATGTTCTGTGAACCTGACCCTTTGTTTATCTGGGAAGCTCAGAATGACTGGCGTGTTCTCCtgttttcaaatgtaaaaagaaaatatcacAAGTACAGTCTTTATAACAGCTACGCAGGAACACAACTTCATCTATTTGTCTAGATTTTCCTCACACTAGTCGTGCATTGTATttactgtgtgagtgtgagtcatGGTGGGTATTGGAGTTGTCAGACAAAAAGGCCAACAGTCAAAGATGGGACTATTTTCGGCCAAAGCAGCAGGTTGATAAAAGCAgatttacataaaaataaaacctgatCTGGTTGACTGCCCTTTCTCTACAGCCTGTAGCCTTTTGTCTCTACCATGAGTGATCCGTGTAAACAGTTCGAGGATGAGAGATGGTACTTTTCTTACAGTGGTATCTGCTGTTTCTCTCAGAAggtttatttttggtgtgccaTTTTAAGGGTTGCCAAGTGGCGATTAACATCAAAAGTCAGCTGTAAAGAACATTGTATTCATGAGCCAAGTATCAGTATCATGTCACATGGGGCGGCCCATATCTGTTTAACACGGCAACACTTTGTGCGGTCTGAGTAATGATGGATAACCAGTTTTATGTTCCGACTTCTCCTCTGTGTCCTTTTTGTACTAATAATTTGATACCAGATtcctttagtgttttatggcttACATATTAGATCCTGATATTCTCAGCAATCTATTTACTTTAGCCTCAAAGGACATGATCAAAAGAGCAGGAAATGAGGAACGAAGTGTTCCAAAATTATAAATGAGTATCATAGGTGTCATGTGTTGCTGAGTAAAACTTCaaacttgaatttgttctttctctttttcctctctgtccacAGTTCTGTACATCAGCACCCAGAAGAGGAAAGTGTGACGAATATTtggatgtttttcatttattttattttccagtgTTTGGGTTGTCAGTTGACAACTGTCTCTTTGTTTGGTATTGTTAAGCCTCAGCTTCAGAGAATGTTTTTGTAAAAGTGGAACACAAATAAATCCTGAGTTTTTGATTCATGAGATTCAGTCAATGTATTTACACATTTTGGAGTTTATATCACAAGGGACGCTGCTCTCGGTGGTTCTGTTGATGTAAAGGAAGTTTTGTAGAAACAGTAGGATTTTAAAAGGCCTAATTGTCATTCTTGTGAGGAGGTGTAGCTCATATTTTAATATCTTGTGATTTAATTCTTGAATTAAACAGGCTTCTCCACTGCCAGTAGGACTGTGGAAGTGGAAAGATGGGCATTTTTCAGATAAATCATTCACTTAAAGTTTATCCCTGGAGCAAACAAAAGGCAAGCAGATCTACCACTGTTTTACCACGAGGCTTTAAAAGGATTAGAACACAGTTCTGTAATTTGTCAGCACTAATATGCTAATTTTGTAATTGATCTTGATACAACTTGCCTGCAGAAACCCATTACTGAATGGCCTGTGTACAAGGTACTCATCATCCTGCACTTACTTTATAGCACAAATAATATGATGAACGGCTGTTTGTGAACTCTTAACAAAATTGCTCAAGTAATGgttcacattaaaaaatgaaacaaagattTCTATGAAAAGCTCaacttttcaaaacacagttacTGTTTAGCTTGTTTAATGTCAAATTGAACATGACAAATGTTTCTACAAGATTTCTGCAGCTCTATAAGATGACTAACTTTGATAACTTtccactgattggagtgtttgcTTCAATCCATTAATGTACCTACATCTAAACCCTGCCTTTATCCAGTGTAGTTAATCATAGAATATCTTCTATGCGTGCATGATGGAGTACCCGTGCATACAAAACTCACTTTTCCCTTGTTTTAATGCTGTATTATGCTACAATCCAATATGTCTCAGTGCAGGAAAATCCTTCACTTACTGGCCATTTAAATATCCATTActgaatgagacaaaaagagagtgaCTGCAGGACTAATCTATAAATGGTGCCACCTGCAGGCTACGTCAGGCTGCATTAACATGTAAACAGATCTGTCACATTGACTCCCACTGCCCTCTGCagcagacttccatgttttagTGCTTTTAAATGTCTCAGACCGCACTGCTCAGCTTCTTTCATCTGTGACTGCACATAGATGCTCTTTGTTCATAATTCACATTTAGATTGGCTGTTTCTTTTTCCATTGGGCAGGTGGGAATGAATGTAGCACCGGCATATGCAAAGATTTGTAAGTTTATTCCATTTCAGTGTGGCCTGTGGTGATTTAGCAAATGAGTTCAAAAGTGGCATCACCTCATTACGCTAAGATAAGAGCGCTATAAATATATGATTCATTAGGCTCTTAATGAGAATGCTGTGTTTGGAAGCAGTGAGGGgaattctttttttccttccaagGGTGGATTTTTTGAGAGCCTTGTTTTCCAACCTGTACATGCGCACTCTGGCCCCTGGAAGGAGACAAAAGGCTGCCAAGGTCAGGCCCGACTTGAGAATGAAGGACGCGTTATTGATCAAACTCTGCCGAGCTGCAGCTGTGGAGAGGGAATGTTGGGGGGGGGATTGAGCtgcaacacagacacatacgcacacacaggcagacatagGCAGTGAGTGATGTGTACACAGAAACGCATTGTACACAGTGGAACACACAAAGAATCATTATGGCACCTAGTGAGGGTTAGTGCGGGCAAATATTTACCTACTGGAATCATAACTGAGCCGCTGGCTGTGTGGCCTCACAGGGAACCCAATTAATACCTTTCACACAAATGACCCAGTGGCAGACATCATGCTATTGAGCCATGCACTATCATTAAAACCACAGTAAGAAGAGGCAGTCACTTTTCACTTTGCATGACCATGTCAACATCTGAATATTGATTTCAGCCTCCAAACTCCTCTTGAaccttcatttttccttttgcaGCAGGAGATTTGCGTGCATTTGAATATGAGAAAAGCCTGTTTCTTATTCTCACAGTTTGTTTAATGGTGCTCAGTTTGTTTAGggcactgccccccccccccccccccccccccccccactctcccctctcctcaccCCATCAAAGCAGACTGGCTTGGGGGGCTGGTGGAGGATGCTGCAGTGGCTCAGCGTTGACGTATGGACCCTGAGTGATGGAGGGGAGAGGACAAAGGAGGATAGAATAGGTGACAGCCTTGTTATGTCGGAGGAAAAAAGCAACACAGGAGACTCAAGTCTAACAGCACCACCAGCTGCCGGAGCTACAAAACTACAGTAGAGttacaggagggagggagaaggagggagggagtgagtaAGGGAGGGAAAGTGGAGTATGACTTTGACCCTGACTGATCACTGCAGCATGACTGTCTAGCCTTTTCACAAGGGATCAAAGGATGACAAGGACAACctgaaaatctgtgttttttttcccccatgttTGGCTGTACCATGTTCTCATTTGGACAAGGACGAATTTCTGTCTTCTTCTATGCAAATCTATTCACTgcgaatcttttttttttcttttccatatGAATGGTTTTGCCAGGGTTGATGGAGTTTTCTTCACACCGGAAAAATTCATGTaatgtttttctcctcctcttgttaGACATTCATCAGTCTCAAGGTTAATCTCCACGTGATAAATACATGTatcatgtgtgtgcatgggtaAGAAGATGTGGAGTAAAtgtaaagaggaagagaaatacCAGAGAGGTCTTAAATGCAACACAAAACCGCCTCAAATTTGAGCCTAAAACTTATTTTCCCATTTTTTTCTTCACCATCACCTCTCTGAAGATTCTAAAAAGTATCTACAAGATCATGTTTCTGGAGTCTGCTCCACATTGGGTCCATTCATCTTGTTTTTCTCGTCATGACGCATGCATGCATTCATTAGTATCAAGGTTACTCTTCATGTGACAAACAAGTGTGTTTAGTGCACAGCTAAAGTGATGCGGCGAATGTGCAGAACAGATCATCTTGGAAAGGCCTCTCTGACTCAGGTTGAAAAGGCTCAAAAGGTAAAAGAAAGATCCT
The Notolabrus celidotus isolate fNotCel1 chromosome 7, fNotCel1.pri, whole genome shotgun sequence DNA segment above includes these coding regions:
- the lsm6 gene encoding U6 snRNA-associated Sm-like protein LSm6 — protein: MSLRKQTPSDFLKQIIGRPVVVKLNSGVDYRGVLACLDGYMNIAIEQTEEYVNGQLKNKYGDAFLRGNNVLYISTQKRKV